The genome window GTCAATATTGATGGTTAACCAGGGTTTACATTTCCATGGTATTTCATAATACCAAGATTTAATTATTGCCTCAAAGTAATCTATAGATTCCACTATGGGATAACCCCTCTTTTTTAGCTCAATTATTAGCCTTAGTATATCGTAAAGTTTCCTCTTATCTGGACTTAATTTCTCAGCTGTAGAGTAATCGTATTCAACTTGTATACTAATATTAACATTAAGTTTACGTGCAAGTTCAATTACATCCTTAACTTGATCCATATTTTCATTGGTTATTGTAAAGCTAATTGCCACTGGTATATATTTCCTAGCTTCCTTTATACCTTCAACAGCCCTTTCAAATGCACCCGAGATTCCCCTAATTTTATCATGCACATAGCCTATTCCATCTATGGAGACAAATAAGTAATCTAGGTATTCACCTATACTTTTAGCCCTATCTTTAAGTAACCATCCGTTTGTAACCAATGAAGTATAGAATCTCGTGTAAGACTCTTCCAGAATTTGCTCTAAATCTCTTCTCAGCAGTGGTTCTCCACCCTCGAATCCCATGAAAAGGACTCCTGCTCTTTCTAGTGATTTTAACATCAAAACCTCTTCTTCCAAAGATAGTAATTTTTCATCTTTCCTTCTCCAAAAAGGACACATTTTGCATCTTAAGTTACACGTATATAGCAACTTGTGTCCCGCAATCAGAGGTAATTTTCTAACTCCAAGTCCTAGAAGTGTCCTTTTTACATTCCCTAGTATCATAGGTTTTAAAGTTGACATATTTAATTAATATACAAACACATGTATTAATCTTTTGCGAAAAGTTAAATATCACAAATTTCGTTAGTCAAGTTATGCCAACTGTGAAACTCACAAAGAACGTTATAGTTGTAACTGGTAGTCCAAATACGTTGATTTATGATAATAGAGTTGTGATAGATCTAGGAGGAAAGAACTCCTCCCTAGATATAAACGCAGAAGTTCAATTAGCGACACATGGTCACGCTGATCACATAGCTGGTTTATTGAAAAGGGATGCTAAAATAAGATATCTTCCTAAGGAGGACTATTGGTCATTAACTCTAATGGGAAGAAGAGCTATGATTTATGAATGTAGTTCAAAGGATTCCGAAATCTTTGTATTTGACTACGTTAAAGAAAACCTAGACTCCTTAAATGAGGAAGTTCGAAATTCGGAAATTGAAGTAGTAAAATTGCCAGGGCATACACCAGGCCATAGTGGATACATGGTTGATAATATTCTATACGCAGGAGATGCATTTTTTGGCGAGAAAGTGCTAGAGGGTTTCTCAGTTCCATTTTATACTGATTTCTGGGCTGCATTAGAGTCACTGGATAAAGTTAAAGATTTAGTAAAGACTGTTGATAACATAGTAATAAGTCATGGTCCAGTGTACACTAATAAAAATAAAATGGTCTCAATTTTAGAGAGTAATATCACTTATGCTCAAAAGTTGATTGGAAAAATCTTAGATCTACTATCAAATAGTGAGCTTACAGTTGAGGAGATTGTGGTCAAGTTAAAGCCAGATCTAACACCGGCTAATGTATTGCTAAATTCAGTTGTTGTGAGATCAATACTCCTTGGGTTAGAGAATATTGAATATAACGTATCCCAAAGAGGGTTGGTTTTTAGAAGAAAGGTTCATTAAAGAATGCAAAGGATAGATGTAAGTGCGATGTTTATAATTCTGTATAGTTTCTGTTATAACCAAAGTGGTTTATACGTCACGTTATCGTGAAAATATGCCTGAACAAATTGATTTTAAAGTGTCTCTTTATCAGGTGTCCATCTGAAATTAAATAACTCTCATTGCAAAATATATAACTCTCTAATTACAACATAACTATTATGTCATATGCTTATTATAAAATATAACTTGCGTAATATTCGGTACTATTAAAGTAATTTTAGGTAAATATATGATATGGTTAATACCGATTCGTCACGTTGTTTGTAGTAAACCTGACGGTGAAGTTAATTCCTTAAATATGTTTCCAGTTAGTATGAGAACTACATAATAACTTATTGAGCTTAATATTATTAGTATTCCTATAAAATATAGACTGACATGAAGTGATTTGCCATATGCCAATGTTATAGCTATTCCATTAGCGAAACTCAATATTAATAATATAATTAGAAATATTCGTGATATAACGTCTATATTAACTTCTGAGAAACTAAATACCGTAGATACGTTCTGGGTTGAAAATATATTATTTAGCATATTTACTATTGATATTAATGCAGCAGATACCCCTGCTGAAGCTGTTTGTAATGCATATATTGATGTTTCAAAAGCTCTTCCATTTTGCTCTTTTCTAGATCTTATATTCAAAATTGAATCACCTATCTTACTTAAAATCTCTCCAATTATCATAACATTCCCTCCCATACTTATCGTTTCAAATAATACTTTGCTTAACATGCTCACTAATATGCTTCCACTTTCGTCTCCTATCAATGTAAATATTTTTTCTTTATTAATTCCGAAGTTTAATCTATTTAGCGCTCTTCTGACTAAAGGCTTCACGTCTCCTAAATCCCCCCTTAATACAGCCATCAGAGACTCTTTTAAATTACTTACTATTGCATAATTTCTCGAAAAGTACCTTATAAAGAGTAAGAAATATCTTTCTATTCTATAGATTTTATTTTCATATAATCTATATCTAAGACCAATTCCTAATAGAGCTATACCACTTCCAATTAAAACTATATATGAAGTATATATTACTGAAAATATTATTGAAAGAGATATTGCGAATGTCAGAAGGAGTTTATCTATAATGTTGTACCTAATGTAATTTTCTGGTCTATATAATAGATACATAACTAATGTTAAATTTCCTAGAAGTGCTAAGGATAAGATAGTAAGCTGAGTTATTAGGGTTGTTCCTCCACTATAAATTAAGGATAAAATTGTGATGTCAGCTACTAAAAAGGTAAGGGAGCTATTTAATGTAGCATAAATTGTAAGAAAATTATTCATTGATTCTATTAACCTAGCAGAATAGGCATTGTATTCAGATAATGTAAAATCGATTTCTCTTGACAAGTACTCTATCATGTCATCACCAAAAGTTACTGCTTGTGATAATCGTATTAAGAATTCTTTCAAGTATCTAATGTTGAGGTTCTTAATGCTGTAGGTTATTGCAGATGAGAATTTATATCTATACTCAGAAACTAAATTTCTTATTTTTTTGAACACTTTGGTATATGGTTTAAACGAGTCTTCCTTACTTAAATGCAATATAACGATTTCTGGTGGAACTCCTGAGGAAAATAACGCAAGCATAAAAGCTAGCATAAAAATATATTTAGAGTCTACTTCATTTCTTACATTAAATATTCTTAGCATATTTTATCATCTCTTCTATGCCAACTTGTCTAGCTCTTAATATTTGATTCCAAACTTCAAAATAATTAAAAATTTTTTTACTTATAAGTATTTTTAGAAATTCCGCCCTTAAATTTAATTCATCATAAAGAATTCCTATATTTCTACGTTCTATTCCTCTTCTAACTGCAACCTTATTTTCTATAAGGTATGAAGCTCCTCTTCCGGCGAAAATTATCTTATCTTCTGTAGGATCATAAGTAAATGCTGGTATATAGACTACGTCATTAGTAACGGGGTCTATATCTATTATCTCATCAACCTCCACTACTCTTCTTATCATATTACCCTTTTTGTCATACAATGCAGTCTGAAATAGTGCTATATTAAGGTTATTAATATAACTTTTAGGTACTTCTATAGGATAACCAGTAAGCCTCTGTACAAGTGTTCTTATATTCGCCGCATGAAACGTTGCCATTACTGAATGTCCAGTCTGCATTGCTTGGAATGCGACATTACCTTCCCTATCTCTAATCTCTCCGACCAGAATGTAGTTAGGTCTTTGCCTTAAAGCGGCTTTAAGTAAGTCGAATAGTTTTACGCTTCCCTCACCACCTGTTTCTCTAGTTACTTCTGCTACCCAATTTGAATGAGGTACCGTAAGTTCAGGAGTATCTTCTATTGTTACTATTTTTAAATTGGGAGGGATAAAAGTGGTAATTGCGTTAAGTGTAGTTGTTTTTCCGGATGCAGTCTCTCCGCAAACGAACAAGTTCATTCCTTCGTCTAACATCATCCATATATATGCTGCTAGAAGTGGAGATAAGGTACCGAATGAGATCAACTGAGTTATACTAATCGGTATTTTACTGAATTTTCTTATAGTCAAATTAGAACCTCTTCTACTTATATCAATTCCATAAACGAAATTCACTCTTGATCCATCTGGCAAGCTTGCATCAATTATTGGTCTGTTATGAGACACTGGTCTATATGTTTTCTCACTTAAAGTAATAATTAGAGTATCCAGTTCCTCTTCATTCTCGATCAATAATGATGTCCTCATAGGACCGAATACCTTATGCACAATGTAAATATGACCTAAGCCGGGAATCGACATATCCTCGATATATGGATCTCTAATTAACGGTTCTAATATCCCTGAATATAACTTATCTCTTATAAAGTGATATATTGCGTATTCTTTTGGCACAGATATTTTTACCTTGTTTAGTATTTTATCTAAAACTTTTCTCATAAATATTTCCTTTTCTTCAATAGTAGGTGGCGGTTCAGAGTCACCAACGGTTTTTGCAAATTTCTCTTCTATTTCTTCCATTTCTTTAGGTTTCGGTCTCGGCGGTTCAATTACTGTATATTGGTTATAGCCGTCTTCTGCCTTTGTACTTTGAACATGGATGTAAATATATTTATCTACCTTGTAAATTATATTGTAATTCTTACTACCTTTCAGTCTATTTGGGTCGTCAATCATTACTGGTTTTTCCTGAAACTTAGATAAGTAATCTTCAATGAAACTCATAGTTAAGCCCTCGATAGTGACAGTGGTACGACTTTAATTCCGAGAGCTGGGTCTATATCGAATGAAATAGCGTCACCTCCTTGTATTCCACCGATTGTTTTAATTCTTTCTAGAACCTTTATTCTTCTTCCCCCTATGCTAGTTGCAGAAAGTTTGAAATAAACGTCAACTATGCTTGTGATTCTACTCTTTAGTTCCTCACTAAACACATCTGGGTGGATAGTAAATAATATAAGCTTTCCTAGATCAACTAATACTCTAGCATCTTTCATAAATTGTAAAATTTGCTTTATTTCTGCGAATGTGGCTACTATTGACAAACTATCAATAATAACGAAGTCCATGTTCTTCCTCTTTTTTATGAAGTCTATGATGACTTCAAGTATCCTATTTGCTAATTTTGAATTCCAATTAAATCTATTCGTATTTAACGGAGCAATTCCCAGGATACCTTTTAAGAAAAACGGTATTAGATTAATCTTTACATCTTTCATCTTTTTCAAATAGTCTTTACTAGTTTGTTCTGTAGTTATTACATAACCCTTCTTTCCGCCTATTAGTAGTCCATAACAAAATTGTGCAGATAGAACACTTTTACCGGTTCCATGATCTCCCTCAATCATGATTAGTGCTGGAAACGGTAATCCTGATAATCTTCTATCTAAATCCTCATTTCCAGTTTTTATTATCACAGTATACCCCTCCATATTGCTTTTGGGCCATAATTGGTCACAACAACTATAGTGGCCTCAGTATTAGGATATGGTGAGTACGGTAAATCAGCTATAAAGGTACCTACCATGTTTGGGTTTATTAAAACAGTATTTGAGATCCATTTATATGGGCCTAAGATTGTAGAGTAGTTGTAATTAGAAATTATAAGAGTAGATATGTTACTTATGTTTGCATAATATTTAATAATTATTGTAAAATCCTTAAAATCATATAATACGGTAGATCCATTATTAGTTATTGTTATATATAATAGATTACCATTTACCACTACACTCTTTACAAATATTCTAGTATTAAGTTGATCTAGTTCCATACTTTGTCTCACATCCTCTGCACGTAATAAGAGTTGCTGACTTTTGATATACGCTCCTAAAGCAATCAATCCTAGTGAAATTGTAATGAAAAACAATAGCACGTATGCTACTACTTGTGAAACTCCCATACCTAACTCGCCTCGAATGTATAGCTTACCGAGTAGCCATTAGGGGTAACCAGTTGGATCGTATAATATTGTGTAGTAGACAAAGGTGAGGATAAATAGATGATAATTTTAGCTACAGATCCTGGATATAATGTATTAGTATTAACAACCCAATAGGGTAATGTACTAGCGTTATATCCAATCTGTTGTAGATCTCCTTGTGGACCGAAGTACAATACACTATTTTTCAAGTTAAAAATTGTTGATTCTCCTATATTATGTAAGTATACTATTACAGTTGTAGAACTGACATTTGTAGCATAATCTATTTGAAGATCAGTAACTAATCTTTGCGATTGTAACATACTATACGATACCATGTTAGTGGATATTGATGAAACTACAGAAAAAACCGATCCTGCAAGTACTCCTACTAATGTGACTGCTACGATTAACATTATTGTCTCGCTAATAACTTCACTAGCCATTCTTCCCCACCTCTAAAACTAATAGATACTTTTTCATTTCTGCAGTTACAGAGGAGTAACTTTCAGCTACATTCATAGCAATATTGGCTAAATCTTTTGCTCTTATCTTACCATTATTAGTCCTAATATAAGATTGCACCTTATTTACGATAAACATATCATCAGCAGAAATATAACCTAATTCGTATAAAGCTGTCAACTTAGAATCATTATAATCCAAAATTTCTAGTAATACACAATTTCTGATAAAAGTGCTCAAATCTATGTTGGATGTTCCAACAATTTCCGCTACAGCCTTTAATTCTTTGTTACCTTCTGGTTTCTGTTCGCCTTTAGACTGCTCCGATATGATATTGAAAGGGGATGAAGAGTCAGCTTGGGCAGATTTTAGAGATAAAACGGCATCTTCAATTGAAGAATTTAATTTCTGTAAGGTCTGCTTTAAATCTTCCATAGATGTATTTAGAACATTTACTAGATCACTTTGATATTTATCCATTCTACCTATTAGGTTCTTAAGGAGTTCTTCAATCTCCTTGGTAGAGTTACTCGTAACTCCTTGTTGTTGCTGATTTTGTGTAGTAGTAGTTTGTGTTGTTTGTATATTTTTAGGCCTAGTTATTCTTGGTAATACTATCTTAAAAAAGGATATAAAGAATGCTGCTAAAGGTATGCTTACGCTAATCAGTAAAATAAATAGTGGAGACTCCATTAGTTGTTGCAATTCAGGTAAGTTTATGTTTATCATCCCTCACCTCATGAATGCTACAAATGGGAAAAAAAGATACCTTTTTATTACCTTTTTTAGCACTTTAATCTCACCCTATTACTGATATACTACCCTCTGGCTGGTATACATATTCAGATATTGTGAGAGAAGATCCTATATTGGGTGTAATTTGTATTGTTATTGTCTGATATTGAAATACATAACTTCCTAGATCTGGTCCAAACAAAAGCATTACTCCTATTACTGATCCGGCGGGGGCGATAGCACTCCCTATTAATGGATCTCCTGCCACTGGATATGTAAATGCGAATGTCTGATTAACAAACACATAGTAAGTAATTAGTTGGCCGCTTATGTTGAGAGTGAAAGTGAAACTATTGTCATTCTTTAACCATGGGTAATTGGTAGGGGCAGATTCGGATGTAGTAATAAATATTGGTGATGGTGTTTTTATACTATGATATAGTGTGTAGTTAAGTGCTAGTAACGCATAGTAAGGATTAGGATAATATACATATGTTTGACCTGCACTTGTCTGCTGATTTACGAGATCTAAGTACTGCCCATTCGCGTATACGGCATTCGCTAGTTCAGATGGGGATACTGTTAATAAGGTGTAGTTATATATATTTGAATACGCCACTCCTTCTGCAGATGCAATAAACGAGATGGCTGTAGTAGTGGGCGATAATTCCACGCTAGAAACTCCAGAACTTGGAGATACTGTAAAGTATATCCAGTAGCTTCTAGTATTTGATGGATAGTTGACAGCATATAGGACGGAGCCGGATAGTGTTAATGCTGTTGACGCCGTCTCCTCTCCTTTATTTATAGTGGATTTGGCTTTCTGTGTCACAAATAATCCCATATTTATAGCCACGTAAGCTAATACTGATGCAGTTATTATGAATGCTATTAATATTATTGCAGTGTCTAATCCCGCTAATCCTTTCCTTTTCACTTTTTTGTTGTATTCCTTTAACATTTTTTTGGGGTTCATTTTTTGGTCACTTGCTGAAATGCGTTTCTCAGAACACTTTTAAAAACCTCTCTCTGATTTTCGACTACAAGTCGATATGACTTTAGCTATTTTTTAAGTAACTGTTAGCAAGTAATATTTAATGAATCCCATATTTCTGGAATACAAGGTTATACATGATAATATTACATATTATATTATTTATGTTTTTATATCTAATTTATCACTAAAGTTAGTAACAATGTATGTAATAAATCCTGATTCCCATTCAATTCTTAGTTATAATGTATCTTTGGAGCCTCAACAAATTTTTTCAAATATAACTGGACTATCTACATATTATAGCTTAAATGGAAAAAAGATTCTTGCTTATGAAAGCTACAATGGGAGTATAATAGTAGCATATAACGGGTTAATTCTGAAAAAGGTTAGCAATAACTCCATTCGTTATCTTGTAGCTGCTAACTATCCTGGAATTGATAACAGTAAATTCCCTAGTCTTTATAAACTAGCCAAGATCTCCATTTTTGATTCTAATATAAGGGTTCTAATTTTAGGAGTTTTATTAACTATTTTGTTATTCTTCATTCTAAAAGTTATGGTGGAAAGGTATGATAAGGTTAGATAAAAATAACTTCATTCCGTGGATTTCTGTAGTTCTCTTATTTTTTGCCTACTCCATAGGGACTGGCTTGTATATAACTATACATCGTGTT of Sulfolobus sp. E5-1-F contains these proteins:
- a CDS encoding PTO1314 family radical SAM protein; translated protein: MSTLKPMILGNVKRTLLGLGVRKLPLIAGHKLLYTCNLRCKMCPFWRRKDEKLLSLEEEVLMLKSLERAGVLFMGFEGGEPLLRRDLEQILEESYTRFYTSLVTNGWLLKDRAKSIGEYLDYLFVSIDGIGYVHDKIRGISGAFERAVEGIKEARKYIPVAISFTITNENMDQVKDVIELARKLNVNISIQVEYDYSTAEKLSPDKRKLYDILRLIIELKKRGYPIVESIDYFEAIIKSWYYEIPWKCKPWLTINIDPQGRIVLPCYVLNEYSGTEKVWEVNIVKLWNTYPWEKYENCNACALACYLEPSLFSWSNGKMVKEKIIDNMASYLYNTIPVRFLLSR
- a CDS encoding MBL fold metallo-hydrolase; amino-acid sequence: MPTVKLTKNVIVVTGSPNTLIYDNRVVIDLGGKNSSLDINAEVQLATHGHADHIAGLLKRDAKIRYLPKEDYWSLTLMGRRAMIYECSSKDSEIFVFDYVKENLDSLNEEVRNSEIEVVKLPGHTPGHSGYMVDNILYAGDAFFGEKVLEGFSVPFYTDFWAALESLDKVKDLVKTVDNIVISHGPVYTNKNKMVSILESNITYAQKLIGKILDLLSNSELTVEEIVVKLKPDLTPANVLLNSVVVRSILLGLENIEYNVSQRGLVFRRKVH
- a CDS encoding type II secretion system F family protein — translated: MLRIFNVRNEVDSKYIFMLAFMLALFSSGVPPEIVILHLSKEDSFKPYTKVFKKIRNLVSEYRYKFSSAITYSIKNLNIRYLKEFLIRLSQAVTFGDDMIEYLSREIDFTLSEYNAYSARLIESMNNFLTIYATLNSSLTFLVADITILSLIYSGGTTLITQLTILSLALLGNLTLVMYLLYRPENYIRYNIIDKLLLTFAISLSIIFSVIYTSYIVLIGSGIALLGIGLRYRLYENKIYRIERYFLLFIRYFSRNYAIVSNLKESLMAVLRGDLGDVKPLVRRALNRLNFGINKEKIFTLIGDESGSILVSMLSKVLFETISMGGNVMIIGEILSKIGDSILNIRSRKEQNGRAFETSIYALQTASAGVSAALISIVNMLNNIFSTQNVSTVFSFSEVNIDVISRIFLIILLILSFANGIAITLAYGKSLHVSLYFIGILIILSSISYYVVLILTGNIFKELTSPSGLLQTT
- a CDS encoding type II/IV secretion system ATPase subunit, giving the protein MSFIEDYLSKFQEKPVMIDDPNRLKGSKNYNIIYKVDKYIYIHVQSTKAEDGYNQYTVIEPPRPKPKEMEEIEEKFAKTVGDSEPPPTIEEKEIFMRKVLDKILNKVKISVPKEYAIYHFIRDKLYSGILEPLIRDPYIEDMSIPGLGHIYIVHKVFGPMRTSLLIENEEELDTLIITLSEKTYRPVSHNRPIIDASLPDGSRVNFVYGIDISRRGSNLTIRKFSKIPISITQLISFGTLSPLLAAYIWMMLDEGMNLFVCGETASGKTTTLNAITTFIPPNLKIVTIEDTPELTVPHSNWVAEVTRETGGEGSVKLFDLLKAALRQRPNYILVGEIRDREGNVAFQAMQTGHSVMATFHAANIRTLVQRLTGYPIEVPKSYINNLNIALFQTALYDKKGNMIRRVVEVDEIIDIDPVTNDVVYIPAFTYDPTEDKIIFAGRGASYLIENKVAVRRGIERRNIGILYDELNLRAEFLKILISKKIFNYFEVWNQILRARQVGIEEMIKYAKNI
- a CDS encoding ATPase domain-containing protein, which encodes MEGYTVIIKTGNEDLDRRLSGLPFPALIMIEGDHGTGKSVLSAQFCYGLLIGGKKGYVITTEQTSKDYLKKMKDVKINLIPFFLKGILGIAPLNTNRFNWNSKLANRILEVIIDFIKKRKNMDFVIIDSLSIVATFAEIKQILQFMKDARVLVDLGKLILFTIHPDVFSEELKSRITSIVDVYFKLSATSIGGRRIKVLERIKTIGGIQGGDAISFDIDPALGIKVVPLSLSRA
- a CDS encoding flagellar protein F produces the protein MGVSQVVAYVLLFFITISLGLIALGAYIKSQQLLLRAEDVRQSMELDQLNTRIFVKSVVVNGNLLYITITNNGSTVLYDFKDFTIIIKYYANISNISTLIISNYNYSTILGPYKWISNTVLINPNMVGTFIADLPYSPYPNTEATIVVVTNYGPKAIWRGIL
- a CDS encoding flagellar biosynthesis protein FlaG; this translates as MASEVISETIMLIVAVTLVGVLAGSVFSVVSSISTNMVSYSMLQSQRLVTDLQIDYATNVSSTTVIVYLHNIGESTIFNLKNSVLYFGPQGDLQQIGYNASTLPYWVVNTNTLYPGSVAKIIIYLSSPLSTTQYYTIQLVTPNGYSVSYTFEAS
- a CDS encoding archaellin/type IV pilin N-terminal domain-containing protein, which translates into the protein MLKEYNKKVKRKGLAGLDTAIILIAFIITASVLAYVAINMGLFVTQKAKSTINKGEETASTALTLSGSVLYAVNYPSNTRSYWIYFTVSPSSGVSSVELSPTTTAISFIASAEGVAYSNIYNYTLLTVSPSELANAVYANGQYLDLVNQQTSAGQTYVYYPNPYYALLALNYTLYHSIKTPSPIFITTSESAPTNYPWLKNDNSFTFTLNISGQLITYYVFVNQTFAFTYPVAGDPLIGSAIAPAGSVIGVMLLFGPDLGSYVFQYQTITIQITPNIGSSLTISEYVYQPEGSISVIG